Proteins from a genomic interval of Erwinia sp. SLM-02:
- a CDS encoding terminase large subunit domain-containing protein, giving the protein MAVEEAFIMQRARQLYWQGYPPAEISRLMGINANTIYSWKKRDEWDTTPPIQRVTTSIDARLIQLTGKDKKSGGDFKEIDLLTRQLKKLDNGTAVTQPKKKVRKKQNFFSESQIAALRANILDSLHWHQKGWYENHHHRNRAILKSRQVGATWYFAREALLRALTGDVKYKHQLNQIFLSASRRQAYQFRSFIRSAAEEVDVELKGGDMIQLANGAELHFLGTSAATAQSYTGNLYFDEFFWVGQFANLKKVAGAMATLKGLTRTYFSTPSAESHEAYPFWSGEAFNKGRSSKGRIEFDTTWKTLNSGLMCPDKIWRQIVTLQDAIDHGWDLTDLEEIQQENSPEEYENLYNCVFIKNGETAFDYNQLLTCGADGFDEWQDWKPYAVRPMADRPVWIGYDPNGASGKGDSGAISINAVPVVPGGKFRTIETHKIRGMEFEAQAALIISMLSRYNVHHIGIDGTGIGEAVYQLVKKKFPAAVCYQFSPASKRMLVLKMLQLIRAGRWEYDRGEYDLITAFSAVRKVVTPGGIITYDTDRARGVSHGDLAWATMLATINEPLGQDASGGGMTVMEY; this is encoded by the coding sequence ATGGCGGTTGAAGAAGCATTCATCATGCAGCGTGCGCGGCAGCTGTACTGGCAGGGTTATCCGCCTGCGGAAATCTCGCGCCTGATGGGTATCAATGCGAACACGATTTACTCATGGAAAAAGCGTGATGAATGGGACACCACCCCCCCGATCCAGCGGGTCACGACGTCGATTGATGCCCGGTTAATTCAGCTGACCGGTAAGGACAAAAAGAGCGGCGGGGATTTCAAGGAAATTGACCTGCTGACGCGTCAGCTGAAGAAGCTGGATAACGGCACGGCGGTGACTCAGCCGAAAAAGAAGGTGCGTAAAAAGCAGAACTTTTTCTCTGAAAGCCAGATCGCGGCACTTCGCGCAAACATCCTTGATTCGCTGCACTGGCATCAGAAGGGCTGGTATGAAAACCATCATCACCGCAACCGGGCGATCCTGAAAAGCCGTCAGGTCGGTGCAACGTGGTATTTCGCCCGCGAGGCGCTGCTGCGGGCGCTGACCGGCGACGTGAAGTACAAGCACCAGCTGAATCAGATTTTCCTGTCTGCCAGCCGTCGCCAGGCCTATCAGTTCCGCAGTTTTATCCGCTCAGCAGCTGAAGAGGTGGACGTTGAGCTGAAGGGCGGTGACATGATCCAGCTTGCGAACGGGGCGGAGCTGCATTTCCTCGGCACGTCGGCCGCAACGGCGCAGTCATACACCGGCAACCTGTATTTTGATGAATTTTTCTGGGTCGGGCAGTTTGCCAACCTGAAAAAAGTGGCCGGTGCAATGGCAACCCTGAAGGGGCTGACACGCACCTATTTCTCCACGCCATCAGCGGAAAGTCATGAGGCTTATCCGTTCTGGTCTGGTGAAGCATTTAACAAAGGGCGCAGCAGCAAAGGCCGTATTGAGTTCGACACGACATGGAAGACGCTGAACAGCGGACTGATGTGCCCGGACAAAATCTGGCGACAGATAGTCACCCTGCAGGATGCCATCGATCACGGGTGGGACCTGACTGACCTGGAAGAAATCCAGCAGGAGAACAGCCCGGAAGAGTATGAAAATCTCTATAACTGCGTCTTCATCAAGAACGGTGAAACGGCATTTGATTACAACCAGCTGCTGACCTGCGGTGCGGACGGTTTTGACGAGTGGCAGGACTGGAAACCTTATGCCGTGCGCCCGATGGCAGACCGCCCGGTATGGATTGGCTATGACCCCAACGGGGCCAGCGGTAAGGGTGACAGCGGGGCGATATCGATCAATGCCGTGCCAGTGGTGCCCGGCGGTAAGTTCCGCACAATCGAGACACACAAAATACGCGGTATGGAGTTTGAAGCACAGGCCGCGCTGATCATCAGCATGCTGTCACGCTACAACGTTCACCACATCGGCATTGACGGTACCGGCATCGGTGAGGCGGTTTATCAGCTGGTTAAGAAGAAGTTTCCTGCGGCAGTTTGCTACCAGTTTTCACCGGCCAGTAAACGGATGCTGGTACTGAAGATGCTGCAACTTATCCGCGCTGGTCGCTGGGAATATGACCGTGGAGAGTATGACCTGATCACTGCATTCAGCGCGGTGCGCAAGGTTGTTACACCAGGCGGCATCATCACGTATGACACAGACCGTGCGCGCGGCGTCAGTCACGGCGATCTGGCGTGGGCAACCATGCTGGCAACCATCAACGAACCTCTGGGCCAAGATGCCAGCGGCGGCGGCATGACCGTAATGGAGTATTAA
- a CDS encoding phage portal protein: protein MSKRTPARVRARTSEREDLAAALKTAPGLSMFTFDGPWPVASAHDLLDNMYCANNGRYYETPVSWYGLARQFGHASWHQSAIIFKRNVLAGCFIPHKLLSRQAFSAFAMDWFVFGNAYLEMRKNRIGGSFGFKNSLAKYTRRGSDLDTYWFTQAGIDDHQFETGSVCHVINPDIHQEIYGMPEYFAGLLSASLAHSADKFRKLYYDNGSHAGCIVYVNSAMADKESIDQLKQTLTDTRRGGAFKNILLHAPEGGKDSVQILPFSQISAKDEFANVKSSTRDDILAAHRVPPQLMGAIPEGNGSFGDVEKAARVFAINELTPVMEAMKHVNDWLGEEVIRFSPYALLTPAN from the coding sequence ATGAGCAAACGAACCCCAGCGCGCGTCCGCGCCCGGACCTCCGAGCGTGAAGATCTGGCGGCAGCGCTGAAGACCGCGCCCGGCCTCAGTATGTTTACCTTTGACGGGCCCTGGCCGGTAGCCAGTGCCCATGACCTGCTTGATAACATGTACTGCGCCAATAATGGCCGGTACTACGAAACGCCGGTGAGCTGGTACGGGCTGGCCCGCCAGTTCGGTCACGCGAGCTGGCACCAGTCGGCGATCATCTTTAAACGCAACGTGCTGGCAGGCTGCTTTATCCCGCACAAACTTTTATCCCGTCAGGCGTTCTCTGCGTTTGCTATGGACTGGTTTGTATTCGGTAACGCATATCTGGAGATGAGAAAGAACCGGATCGGCGGCTCCTTTGGATTTAAAAACTCGCTGGCCAAGTACACACGGCGCGGATCTGATTTGGATACGTACTGGTTTACGCAGGCGGGCATTGACGATCACCAGTTTGAAACCGGTTCGGTGTGCCACGTCATCAATCCTGACATCCATCAGGAGATATACGGCATGCCGGAGTATTTTGCCGGTCTGCTGTCAGCCAGCCTGGCGCATTCAGCGGATAAGTTCCGCAAGCTGTATTACGACAACGGATCACACGCAGGCTGCATCGTTTACGTTAACAGCGCGATGGCTGACAAAGAAAGTATCGACCAGCTCAAACAGACTCTGACCGATACGCGGCGGGGTGGGGCATTTAAAAATATCCTGCTGCATGCGCCTGAAGGCGGTAAGGACTCGGTGCAGATCCTGCCGTTCAGCCAGATATCGGCGAAAGATGAATTTGCTAACGTGAAATCATCAACCCGCGATGACATTCTGGCGGCCCACCGCGTGCCGCCGCAGCTGATGGGGGCGATCCCGGAGGGTAACGGATCGTTCGGGGATGTAGAAAAAGCGGCCCGCGTGTTTGCCATTAACGAACTGACGCCGGTGATGGAAGCCATGAAGCACGTTAACGACTGGCTCGGTGAAGAGGTGATCCGCTTCAGCCCTTACGCATTACTGACCCCAGCGAATTAA
- a CDS encoding DNA adenine methylase, translating to MTVKTPLKWVGSKSKVMTELKKFLPAGQRLVEPFGGSCAVMMATDYPAYLVADINSDLINMYQQIQQHENAFIALAAKLFAQNASEQDYYALRDDFNNNPGMTLLYRAAAFLYLNRHAWRGVCRYNQNGGFNVPYEKIAKPYFPVDEIRDFATKAKRATFICADFADTLSMVQPGDVIYSDSPYDGTFSQYHTSGFARAEHEALADQLNQLVGKGFPVVVSNSDTEFNRKAYHDFTLSHITTSRSVTVAAGEGKKGAEIIATSNPKYWIGFDPAAGDESTVVQEVLS from the coding sequence ATGACCGTTAAAACTCCTCTGAAGTGGGTAGGCAGTAAGTCAAAAGTGATGACCGAGCTGAAAAAGTTTCTGCCAGCCGGCCAGCGCCTGGTTGAGCCGTTCGGCGGATCTTGCGCCGTCATGATGGCCACTGACTATCCCGCCTATCTCGTCGCTGATATCAACAGCGATCTGATCAACATGTACCAGCAAATCCAGCAGCACGAAAACGCATTCATTGCGCTGGCGGCGAAACTTTTCGCCCAGAATGCCAGTGAGCAGGACTATTACGCTCTGCGCGATGACTTCAATAACAATCCGGGAATGACTTTGCTATATCGGGCAGCAGCGTTCCTGTATCTAAATCGCCATGCCTGGCGCGGCGTGTGTCGGTACAACCAGAACGGCGGCTTTAACGTTCCGTACGAGAAAATAGCCAAACCGTATTTTCCTGTTGATGAAATCCGTGACTTTGCTACCAAAGCCAAACGAGCAACGTTCATCTGTGCAGACTTCGCCGACACCCTTTCAATGGTTCAGCCCGGCGATGTGATTTACAGCGATTCGCCGTATGACGGCACATTCAGTCAGTACCACACGAGCGGCTTTGCCCGCGCAGAGCATGAAGCGCTCGCTGATCAGCTAAATCAGCTAGTCGGTAAGGGGTTCCCTGTTGTTGTTTCTAACAGCGATACCGAGTTCAACCGCAAGGCATACCATGACTTCACCCTGAGTCATATCACCACATCTCGCAGCGTGACAGTTGCTGCCGGTGAAGGAAAAAAGGGCGCAGAAATAATCGCAACGTCAAACCCGAAATACTGGATTGGTTTCGATCCAGCAGCCGGAGATGAGAGCACTGTTGTTCAAGAGGTTCTGTCTTGA
- a CDS encoding TraR/DksA family transcriptional regulator has product MADVIDIAQEHAAATLERQIMAARSHVTAESAFFCESCGEEIEQARRIAVPGVSTCTHCQSLIESRAKHMQGGAL; this is encoded by the coding sequence ATGGCTGACGTAATCGACATTGCGCAGGAACATGCCGCCGCCACGCTTGAGCGTCAAATCATGGCGGCCAGATCGCATGTAACGGCAGAAAGTGCATTTTTCTGTGAGTCCTGCGGTGAAGAAATTGAGCAGGCGCGGCGCATCGCTGTGCCGGGCGTTTCTACCTGCACTCACTGCCAGTCACTGATTGAGAGCCGCGCAAAGCACATGCAAGGCGGTGCCTTATGA
- a CDS encoding DUF2732 family protein — protein MRNLEQRSIKTGEDDAGINILLTETRLDERRNRAAAHSARLDSLAAHITSRQLNYAEAAELLRQEAEAMNNQAREIC, from the coding sequence ATGCGTAATTTAGAACAGCGCTCAATTAAAACCGGCGAGGACGATGCCGGGATCAATATCCTGCTGACTGAGACAAGATTAGACGAGCGCCGCAATCGCGCTGCTGCCCACTCTGCCCGCCTGGATTCCCTTGCTGCTCATATCACCTCACGCCAGCTCAATTACGCAGAGGCCGCCGAACTGCTGCGACAGGAAGCTGAAGCCATGAATAACCAGGCTCGGGAGATCTGCTGA
- a CDS encoding DUF4761 domain-containing protein: MNNLTGATVHISKHTRLYCGFTIQICPQHSKTKRRTYQITNNGIYLGRDFSPAEAEKTIDKIIKRARK, encoded by the coding sequence ATGAATAATCTCACCGGCGCAACAGTCCATATATCTAAACACACGCGCCTTTATTGTGGTTTCACCATTCAGATATGCCCGCAGCACAGCAAAACAAAACGCCGGACATATCAAATAACTAACAATGGAATTTATCTGGGCCGTGATTTCTCCCCTGCCGAGGCGGAAAAAACTATAGATAAAATCATTAAAAGGGCGAGGAAATGA
- a CDS encoding helix-turn-helix domain-containing protein, translating to MSTNIGKKVRSVREAEGLTRGQFFELTGIPEGTQKYYETGRVESVGSDILLKITLHPQFQKYALWLVTDTTSEASGQISPALSPDGQSSTSSRRKDQKAG from the coding sequence ATGTCAACGAACATTGGAAAAAAAGTAAGGTCTGTAAGGGAAGCTGAAGGGCTGACTAGGGGGCAATTCTTTGAATTGACGGGGATTCCTGAAGGTACACAGAAGTACTACGAGACAGGAAGGGTAGAGAGTGTGGGTAGTGATATCCTGCTGAAAATCACATTACATCCACAGTTCCAAAAATATGCTCTTTGGTTAGTAACCGACACTACATCGGAAGCATCCGGGCAAATCTCTCCGGCTCTCTCCCCTGATGGGCAAAGCAGCACATCGAGCCGCCGAAAAGACCAAAAGGCTGGCTAA
- a CDS encoding phage integrase, producing the protein MTIAKLESGQYRVDVRPQGRDGKRIRKTFKTKSEAQQYERWVVATQNNKEWIDKPADRRPLKELIELWRSQHGRTLKDGEAIYKKLINIAERMGHPRADQINRASIARYRALRLEAGIKPETINKDQTMLSGVFTALIETGLFHNEHPLAGLTRIKRSARQMAYLTQPQIIAFLNALDGDDLKVARLCLATGARWSEAATLTRDAVIPFKCTFVNTKNGKDRTVPISKTLHQEIAGEGDGRELFPEVDYDNVRKVLKKLVPDLPDGQATHVMRHTFASHFMINGGNIISLQKILGHSTILQTMVYAHFAPDYLNDAVKLNPLAPLEGGK; encoded by the coding sequence ATGACAATTGCTAAGTTGGAGTCAGGTCAGTACCGTGTCGATGTTCGTCCCCAGGGCAGGGATGGTAAGCGCATTCGCAAGACATTTAAAACCAAGTCTGAGGCGCAGCAATATGAGCGCTGGGTTGTCGCTACCCAGAACAATAAAGAATGGATAGATAAACCCGCTGACAGACGACCGCTTAAGGAATTGATTGAGCTGTGGCGATCGCAGCACGGCAGAACTCTTAAGGACGGCGAGGCTATCTACAAAAAGCTGATTAATATCGCCGAACGAATGGGGCACCCGCGAGCTGATCAAATCAACCGCGCCAGCATTGCCCGGTATCGCGCGTTGCGGCTGGAGGCAGGCATAAAGCCTGAAACCATTAACAAAGATCAAACCATGTTAAGCGGAGTTTTTACTGCTCTGATTGAAACCGGTCTTTTCCACAATGAACATCCGCTAGCTGGTCTTACGCGTATAAAGCGCAGTGCCCGGCAGATGGCTTATCTCACTCAGCCGCAAATAATTGCATTCCTGAACGCATTGGATGGAGATGATCTAAAGGTGGCTCGCCTGTGCCTGGCTACCGGCGCAAGATGGAGTGAAGCCGCAACATTGACGCGGGACGCTGTCATCCCTTTCAAGTGTACTTTTGTTAATACGAAGAATGGCAAAGATCGCACAGTGCCAATTTCAAAGACACTACATCAGGAAATTGCAGGGGAGGGTGACGGACGCGAGTTGTTCCCCGAAGTCGATTATGACAATGTGCGAAAAGTCCTCAAAAAACTGGTTCCCGATTTACCAGATGGTCAAGCTACCCACGTTATGCGTCACACTTTTGCCAGTCATTTTATGATTAACGGGGGCAATATTATTTCGCTTCAAAAAATTCTAGGGCACTCCACCATCCTGCAAACAATGGTCTATGCGCACTTTGCCCCAGACTACCTGAATGATGCTGTGAAGCTTAACCCATTAGCACCTTTGGAAGGGGGTAAGTGA